The following proteins are co-located in the Castanea sativa cultivar Marrone di Chiusa Pesio chromosome 8, ASM4071231v1 genome:
- the LOC142606973 gene encoding 2-hydroxyisoflavanone dehydratase-like, with protein MATRDAEIIHDFRFFRVYKDGSVVLSNPTTDKKVPPSDDPNSRVRSKDIVTSSEPAVSARVFVPGSANVTQKLPLLLYVHGGGFCMQSAFTPRYHNYVQTLVAEANIIAVSVEYGLFPDRPIPACYEDSWAALKYVVSHVNGDGPEPWFNDHVDFGRVFIGGDSAGGNIAHNLAVRVGTDGLPEVKLVGVIMVHPFFGGTEDDQMWLCMCPENGGLDDPRMRPGKEHLARLGCERVLMFVAEKDHLFVVGKRYYEELKKSGWGGKAEIVENLGEEHCFHLRDLKYEKAVDLIKKYVSFLKLE; from the coding sequence ATGGCCACCAGAGATGCCGAGATCATCCACGACTTCCGTTTTTTCCGTGTATACAAAGACGGCAGCGTGGTCCTCTCCAATCCCACCACTGATAAAAAAGTCCCACCGTCAGATGACCCGAATTCTAGAGTCCGATCCAAAGACATAGTCACCTCATCTGAACCAGCTGTATCAGCTCGCGTCTTCGTCCCCGGATCCGCCAATGTGACACAGAAACTCCCTCTCCTTTTGTATGTACATGGTGGTGGTTTCTGCATGCAATCAGCTTTCACTCCCAGGTACCATAATTATGTTCAAACCCTTGTTGCTGAAGCTAATATAATTGCTGTCTCTGTTGAGTACGGGTTGTTCCCAGACAGACCTATACCTGCATGTTACGAGGACTCTTGGGCTGCACTTAAGTATGTGGTATCACATGTTAATGGAGATGGACCTGAACCATGGTTCAATGATCATGTAGATTTTGGTCGTGTTTTTATCGGTGGAGATAGTGCTGGAGGGAACATAGCTCATAATTTGGCGGTTCGGGTTGGGACAGATGGGTTGCCTGAAGTGAAATTGGTCGGGGTGATTATGGTGCACCCGTTTTTTGGTGGTACGGAAGATGATCAAATGTGGTTATGTATGTGTCCGGAGAATGGTGGATTGGATGATCCTAGAATGAGACCGGGTAAAGAGCATCTAGCTAGGCTAGGGTGTGAGAGGGTATTGATGTTTGTGGCTGAAAAAGACCATCTTTTTGTTGTGGGTAAGCGTTACTATGAGGAATTGAAGAAGAGTGGTTGGGGAGGAAAGGCAGAGATTGTTGAGAATTTAGGGGAGGAGCATTGTTTCCATTTGCGTGACCTCAAATATGAGAAGGCTGTggatttgattaaaaaatatgtttctTTCTTGAAACTAGAGTAA